The Streptomyces sp. NBC_01275 genome has a segment encoding these proteins:
- the dnaN gene encoding DNA polymerase III subunit beta, with protein sequence MKIRVERDVLAEAVAWAARSLPARPPAPVLAGLLLKAEDGQLSLSSFDYEVSARVSLEAEVEEEGTVLVSGRLLADICRALPNRPVEISTDGVRATVVCGSSRFTLHTLPVEEYPSLPQMPNATGTVPGEVFASAAAQVAIAAGRDDTLPVLTGVRIEIEGDTVTLASTDRYRFAVREFLWKPENPETSAVALVPAKTLLDTAKALTSGDSVILALSGSGSGEGLIGFEGAGRRTTTRLLEGDLPKYRTLFPTEFNSVAVIETAPFVEAVKRVALVAERNTPVRLSFEQGVLILEAGSSDDAQAVERVDAQLEGDDISIAFNPTFLLDGLSAIDSPVAQLSFTTSTKPALLSGKPALDAEADEAYKYLIMPVRLSG encoded by the coding sequence AGAGGCAGTGGCCTGGGCGGCGCGCAGCCTTCCGGCCCGTCCGCCGGCGCCGGTCCTCGCGGGCCTGCTGCTGAAGGCCGAGGACGGCCAGCTGAGCCTGTCCAGCTTCGACTACGAGGTCTCCGCGCGGGTGTCGCTGGAGGCGGAGGTCGAGGAGGAGGGCACGGTCCTCGTCTCCGGCCGGCTGCTCGCCGACATCTGCCGTGCCCTGCCCAACCGGCCGGTGGAGATCTCCACAGACGGTGTACGGGCGACGGTGGTCTGCGGCTCCTCGCGCTTCACGCTCCACACCCTGCCGGTGGAGGAGTACCCGTCGCTGCCGCAGATGCCGAACGCGACGGGCACGGTTCCCGGCGAGGTCTTCGCCTCCGCGGCCGCCCAGGTCGCCATCGCCGCCGGCCGTGACGACACGCTGCCCGTGCTGACCGGTGTGCGCATCGAGATCGAGGGCGACACGGTCACGCTGGCCTCCACCGACCGCTACCGCTTCGCGGTCCGTGAGTTCCTGTGGAAGCCGGAGAACCCGGAGACGTCCGCGGTCGCGCTGGTGCCCGCCAAGACGCTCCTGGACACCGCCAAGGCCCTCACGAGCGGCGACAGCGTCATCCTGGCGCTGTCCGGCTCCGGCTCGGGCGAAGGCCTGATCGGCTTCGAGGGCGCGGGCCGTCGTACGACGACGCGGCTGCTGGAGGGCGACCTCCCGAAGTACCGCACGCTGTTCCCGACCGAGTTCAACTCCGTCGCCGTGATCGAGACCGCCCCTTTCGTGGAGGCCGTCAAGCGTGTGGCCCTGGTCGCCGAGCGCAACACCCCGGTGCGGCTCAGCTTCGAGCAGGGCGTGCTCATCCTGGAGGCCGGCTCCAGCGACGACGCACAGGCTGTGGAGCGGGTCGACGCCCAGCTGGAGGGCGACGACATCTCGATCGCCTTCAACCCGACCTTCCTGCTGGACGGCCTGAGCGCCATCGACTCCCCGGTCGCCCAGCTGTCCTTCACGACGTCCACCAAGCCCGCGCTGCTCAGCGGCAAGCCGGCACTGGACGCGGAGGCCGACGAGGCCTACAAGTACCTGATCATGCCGGTGCGTCTCAGCGGCTGA
- the gnd gene encoding phosphogluconate dehydrogenase (NAD(+)-dependent, decarboxylating) yields the protein MELGLVGLGKMGGNMRERIRRAGHTVVGFDRNPDLADVHSLQELVDRLEGPRVVWVMVPAGAATQSTVDELAELLEPGDTVVDGGNSRWTDDEKHAEELAAKGVGFVDAGVSGGVWGLQNGYALMVGGDKEHVERVQPIFDALKPEGPYGYVHAGKVGAGHFSKMVHNGIEYAMMQAYAEGWELLEKVDSVENVREVFRSWQEGTVIRSWLLDLAVNALDDDTHLDKLRGYAEDSGEGRWTVEAAVDHAVPLPAITASLFARFASRQEDSPQMKMIAALRNQFGGHAVETK from the coding sequence ATGGAGCTCGGTCTCGTCGGCCTCGGCAAGATGGGCGGCAACATGCGCGAGCGGATCCGCCGCGCCGGCCACACCGTCGTCGGATTCGACCGCAACCCGGACCTCGCCGATGTCCACAGCCTCCAAGAACTTGTGGACAGGCTCGAGGGCCCGCGCGTGGTCTGGGTGATGGTCCCGGCCGGCGCCGCCACCCAGTCGACCGTCGACGAGCTCGCCGAGCTGCTCGAGCCAGGCGACACGGTCGTGGACGGCGGCAACTCCCGTTGGACGGACGACGAGAAGCACGCCGAGGAGCTGGCGGCCAAGGGCGTCGGCTTCGTCGACGCGGGCGTCTCCGGCGGCGTCTGGGGCCTGCAGAACGGCTACGCCCTGATGGTCGGCGGCGACAAGGAGCACGTCGAGCGCGTCCAGCCGATCTTCGACGCGCTCAAGCCGGAGGGCCCGTACGGCTACGTCCACGCGGGCAAGGTCGGCGCCGGGCACTTCTCGAAGATGGTCCACAACGGCATCGAGTACGCCATGATGCAGGCCTACGCCGAGGGCTGGGAGCTGCTGGAGAAGGTCGACTCCGTGGAGAACGTCCGCGAGGTCTTCCGCTCCTGGCAGGAGGGGACCGTCATCCGCTCCTGGCTGCTCGACCTGGCGGTCAACGCCCTCGACGACGACACCCACCTGGACAAGCTGCGCGGCTACGCGGAGGACTCCGGCGAAGGCCGCTGGACGGTCGAGGCCGCCGTCGACCACGCCGTGCCCCTGCCCGCCATCACCGCGTCCCTCTTCGCCCGGTTCGCCTCCCGCCAGGAGGACTCGCCGCAGATGAAGATGATCGCGGCACTGCGCAACCAGTTCGGCGGCCACGCCGTCGAGACGAAGTAA
- the recF gene encoding DNA replication/repair protein RecF, with product MHVTHLSLADFRSYARAEVPLDPGVTAFVGPNGQGKTNLVEAVGYLASLGSHRVASDAPLVRMGAERAIIRAQVKQGERQQLIELELNPGKSNRARINRSSQVRPRDVLGIVRTVLFAPEDLALVKGDPGERRRFLDELITARSPRMAGVRSDYERVLKQRNTLLKSAALARRHGGRSMDLSTLDVWDQHLARAGAELLAHRLDLIASIQPLADKAYEQLAPGGGPIALEYRPSAPGEAHTREDLYAQLTAALADVRKQEIERGVTLVGPHRDDVMFRLGQLPAKGYASHGESWSYALALRLASYDLLRAEGNEPVLVLDDVFAELDARRRERLAELVAPGEQVLVTAAVDDDVPQVLSGTRYTVSDGAVERV from the coding sequence ATGCACGTCACGCATCTGTCGCTGGCCGACTTCCGCTCGTACGCCCGGGCCGAGGTGCCGCTTGACCCGGGCGTCACCGCCTTCGTGGGCCCCAACGGGCAGGGCAAGACGAACCTCGTCGAGGCCGTCGGCTATCTCGCCTCCCTCGGCAGTCACCGGGTCGCCTCCGATGCGCCCCTGGTCCGCATGGGCGCCGAGCGCGCGATCATCCGGGCCCAGGTCAAGCAGGGCGAGCGACAGCAGCTGATCGAGCTGGAGCTGAACCCGGGCAAGTCCAACCGCGCCCGCATCAACAGGTCCTCGCAGGTCAGACCCCGTGACGTGCTGGGCATCGTACGGACTGTGCTGTTCGCGCCCGAGGACCTCGCGCTGGTGAAGGGGGATCCCGGGGAGCGGCGGCGGTTCCTCGACGAGCTGATCACCGCGCGGTCCCCGCGGATGGCGGGGGTGCGGTCGGACTACGAGCGGGTGCTGAAGCAGCGCAACACACTGCTGAAGTCGGCGGCGCTGGCCCGTCGGCACGGCGGGCGTTCCATGGACCTGTCCACGCTCGACGTGTGGGACCAGCACCTCGCGCGCGCGGGCGCCGAGCTGCTCGCCCATCGGCTCGACCTGATCGCCTCCATCCAGCCGCTCGCCGACAAGGCGTACGAGCAGCTGGCCCCGGGCGGCGGTCCGATCGCACTGGAGTACCGGCCGTCCGCGCCCGGCGAGGCGCACACGCGCGAGGACCTCTACGCGCAGCTGACGGCCGCGCTGGCGGACGTGCGCAAGCAGGAGATCGAGCGGGGCGTCACCCTCGTGGGACCGCATCGGGACGATGTGATGTTCAGACTCGGCCAGCTGCCGGCCAAGGGGTACGCCTCCCACGGCGAGTCCTGGTCGTACGCGCTGGCGCTGCGTCTGGCCTCGTACGACCTGCTGCGGGCCGAGGGGAACGAGCCGGTGCTGGTGCTCGACGACGTCTTCGCCGAGCTGGACGCGCGCCGGCGGGAGCGGCTGGCGGAGCTGGTTGCGCCGGGCGAGCAGGTGCTGGTGACGGCCGCGGTCGACGACGACGTGCCGCAGGTGCTGAGCGGGACGCGGTACACGGTGTCGGACGGGGCGGTGGAGCGCGTATGA
- a CDS encoding DUF721 domain-containing protein translates to MTEPDPKKNPEPSGVDLARVALRAAREQARARGDAAQQKKQARRGGGLRSGARADGRDPMALGSAINRLLTERGWEAPAAVGGVMGRWPQIVGEDVAKHCEPERYDEDERVLVVRCDSTAWATNLRLLAPTLVARLNEDLGHGRVQLIKVQGPSGPVRRYGPLRAPGSTGPGDTYG, encoded by the coding sequence ATGACCGAGCCGGATCCGAAGAAGAACCCGGAGCCCTCCGGCGTCGACCTCGCGCGCGTGGCGCTCAGGGCGGCGCGCGAGCAGGCACGCGCGCGTGGGGACGCGGCGCAGCAGAAGAAGCAGGCGCGTCGCGGGGGCGGTCTGCGCTCCGGCGCGCGGGCGGACGGGCGCGACCCCATGGCGCTCGGCTCGGCGATCAACCGGCTGCTCACCGAGCGGGGCTGGGAGGCGCCGGCCGCGGTGGGCGGGGTGATGGGCCGCTGGCCGCAGATCGTCGGCGAGGACGTCGCCAAGCACTGCGAGCCGGAGCGGTACGACGAGGACGAGCGCGTCCTGGTGGTGCGCTGCGACTCCACGGCCTGGGCGACGAACCTGCGGCTGCTCGCCCCGACGCTGGTCGCCCGGCTCAACGAGGACCTGGGGCACGGTCGGGTGCAGCTGATCAAGGTGCAGGGCCCCAGCGGTCCCGTGCGCCGGTACGGGCCGTTGCGCGCTCCGGGCAGCACGGGGCCCGGTGACACCTACGGGTGA
- the gyrB gene encoding DNA topoisomerase (ATP-hydrolyzing) subunit B, whose protein sequence is MADSGNPNENIPSTDAGANVKADTSNGEVTASYDASAITVLEGLDAVRKRPGMYIGSTGERGLHHLVQEVVDNSVDEALAGHADTIDVTILPDGGVRVIDNGRGIPVGIVPSEGKPALEVVLTVLHAGGKFGGGGYAVSGGLHGVGVSVVNALSTRVAVEVKTDGHRWTQDYKLGVPTAPLVQHEATEETGTSVTFWADGDIFETTEYSFETLSRRFQEMAFLNKGLTIKLTDEREVAKATVGADEAGADEKDEVRSVTYHYEGGIVDYVTYLNSRKGDPVHPTVIDLEAEDKERSLSLEVAMQWNSSYSEGVYSFANIIHTHEGGTHEEGFRSALTNLINKYARDKKLLREKDDNLTGDDIREGLTAIISVKLSEPQFEGQTKTKLGNTEAKTFVQKAVYEHLNDWLDRNPVEAADIVRKGIQAATARVAARKARDLTRRKGLLESASLPGKLSDCQSNDPTKCEIFIVEGDSAGGSAKSGRNPQYQAILPIRGKILNVEKARIDKILQNQEIQALISAFGTGVHEDFDIAKLRYHKIILMADADVDGQHINTLLLTFLFRFMRKLVEEGHVYLSRPPLYKIKWGREDVEYAYSDRERDALLEMGRQRGKRVRDDSIQRFKGLGEMNAEELRITTMDQEHRVLGQVTLDDAAQADDLFSVLMGEDVEARRAFIQRNAKDVRFLDI, encoded by the coding sequence GTGGCCGATTCCGGCAACCCCAACGAGAACATCCCGTCCACCGACGCCGGCGCCAACGTCAAGGCAGACACCTCGAACGGCGAGGTCACCGCCTCGTACGACGCCAGCGCCATCACCGTCCTCGAGGGTCTGGACGCGGTCCGCAAGCGACCCGGTATGTACATCGGCTCGACCGGTGAGCGCGGCCTGCACCACCTGGTGCAGGAAGTCGTCGACAACTCCGTCGACGAGGCGCTGGCCGGGCACGCGGACACGATCGACGTCACGATCCTTCCGGACGGCGGCGTGCGCGTCATCGACAACGGCCGGGGCATCCCGGTGGGCATCGTGCCCTCCGAGGGCAAGCCGGCCCTCGAGGTCGTGCTGACCGTGCTGCACGCGGGCGGCAAGTTCGGCGGCGGCGGCTACGCGGTCTCCGGCGGTCTGCACGGCGTGGGCGTCTCCGTCGTGAACGCGCTGTCCACGAGGGTCGCCGTCGAGGTCAAGACCGACGGCCACCGCTGGACGCAGGACTACAAGCTGGGCGTTCCGACGGCCCCGCTCGTCCAGCACGAGGCCACCGAGGAGACCGGCACCTCGGTCACCTTCTGGGCCGACGGCGACATCTTCGAGACCACCGAGTACTCCTTCGAGACGCTGTCGCGGCGCTTTCAGGAGATGGCGTTCCTCAACAAGGGTTTGACGATCAAACTCACTGACGAGCGCGAGGTGGCGAAGGCCACGGTCGGTGCGGACGAGGCGGGTGCGGACGAGAAGGACGAGGTCCGGTCCGTCACGTACCACTACGAGGGCGGCATCGTCGACTATGTGACGTACCTGAACTCCCGCAAGGGAGACCCGGTGCACCCGACGGTCATCGACCTCGAGGCCGAGGACAAGGAGCGCAGTCTCTCCCTCGAAGTCGCGATGCAGTGGAACAGCAGTTACAGCGAGGGCGTGTACTCCTTCGCCAACATCATCCACACGCACGAGGGCGGCACGCACGAAGAGGGCTTCCGCTCGGCGCTCACGAACCTGATCAACAAGTACGCGCGCGACAAGAAGCTGCTGCGTGAGAAGGACGACAACCTCACGGGCGACGACATCCGCGAGGGTCTGACGGCGATCATCTCGGTCAAGCTCAGCGAGCCGCAGTTCGAGGGCCAGACCAAGACCAAGCTGGGCAACACGGAGGCGAAGACCTTCGTCCAGAAGGCGGTCTACGAGCACCTCAACGACTGGCTGGACCGCAACCCGGTCGAGGCGGCGGACATCGTCCGCAAGGGCATCCAGGCGGCCACCGCGCGCGTGGCGGCCCGTAAGGCCCGCGACCTGACCCGGCGCAAGGGTCTGCTGGAGTCGGCGTCCCTGCCGGGCAAGCTCTCCGACTGCCAGTCGAACGACCCGACCAAGTGCGAGATCTTCATCGTCGAGGGAGACTCCGCCGGCGGCTCGGCCAAGTCCGGCCGCAACCCGCAGTACCAGGCGATCCTCCCGATCCGAGGCAAGATCCTCAACGTGGAGAAGGCGCGGATCGACAAGATCCTGCAGAACCAGGAGATCCAGGCGCTGATCTCCGCCTTCGGCACCGGCGTGCACGAGGACTTCGACATCGCCAAGCTCCGCTATCACAAGATCATCCTGATGGCGGACGCCGACGTCGACGGTCAGCACATCAACACCCTGCTGCTGACCTTCCTGTTCCGCTTCATGCGGAAGCTGGTCGAGGAGGGGCACGTCTACCTCTCCCGCCCGCCGCTCTACAAGATCAAGTGGGGCCGTGAGGACGTGGAGTACGCGTACTCCGACCGCGAGCGCGACGCGCTGCTCGAGATGGGCCGCCAGCGCGGCAAGCGGGTGCGCGACGACTCGATCCAGCGCTTCAAGGGCCTCGGCGAGATGAACGCCGAGGAGCTGCGCATCACGACGATGGACCAGGAGCACCGCGTCCTCGGCCAGGTCACCCTCGACGACGCCGCCCAGGCCGACGACCTGTTCTCGGTCCTCATGGGCGAGGACGTCGAGGCCCGTCGCGCCTTCATCCAGCGCAACGCCAAGGACGTCCGCTTCCTCGACATCTGA
- the gyrA gene encoding DNA gyrase subunit A, producing the protein MTDNTPVTPEEGGEIVLRVEPVGLETEMQRSYLDYAMSVIVSRALPDVRDGLKPVHRRVLYAMYDGGYRPEKGFYKCARVVGDVMGNYHPHGDSSIYDALVRLAQPWSMRMPLVDSNGNFGSPGNDPAAAMRYTECKMMPLSMEMVRDIDEETVDFTDNYDGRSQEPTVLPARFPNLLINGSAGIAVGMATNIPSHNLREVASGAQWYLENPEASHEELLDALIERIKGPDFPTGALVVGRKGIEEAYRTGRGSITMRAVVEVEEIQGRQCLVVTELPYQVNPDNLAQKIADLVKDGKIGGIADVRDETSSRTGQRLVIVLKRDAVAKVVLNNLYKHTDLQSNFGANMLALVDGVPRTLSLDAFIRHWVTHQIEVIVRRTRFRLRKAEERAHILRGLLKALDAIDEVIALIRRSDTVDIARTGLMSLLEIDEIQANAILEMQLRRLAALERQKIVQEHDELQAKINEYNAILASPVRQRGIVSEELAAIVEKYGDDRKTMLVPYDGDMSIEDLIAEEDIVVTVTRGGYVKRTKADDYRAQKRGGKGVRGAKLKEDDIVDHFFVSTTHHWLLFFTNKGRVYRAKAYELPDAGRDARGQHVANLLAFQPDEAIAEILAIRDYEAAPYLVLATKGGLVKKTPLKDYDSPRSGGVIAINLRETEDGSDDELIGAELVSAEDDLLLISKKAQSIRFTATDDALRPMGRATSGVKGMSFREGDQLLSMNVVRPGTFVFTATDGGYAKRTNVDEYRVQGRGGLGIKAAKIVEDRGSLVGALVVEETDEILAITLSGGVIRTRVNEIRETGRDTMGVQLINLGKRDAVVGIARNAEAGREAEEVDGEDAVDETAEGAATTGTDEGESPSVE; encoded by the coding sequence ATGACCGACAACACTCCGGTGACGCCTGAAGAAGGCGGCGAGATCGTCCTCCGCGTCGAGCCCGTCGGGCTCGAGACGGAGATGCAGCGCTCCTATCTCGACTACGCGATGTCCGTCATCGTCTCGCGCGCGCTGCCCGACGTCCGGGACGGCCTCAAGCCCGTCCACCGTCGCGTGCTGTACGCCATGTACGACGGCGGCTACCGGCCCGAGAAGGGCTTCTACAAGTGCGCCCGCGTCGTCGGCGACGTCATGGGCAACTACCACCCGCACGGCGACTCCTCGATCTACGACGCGCTGGTCCGCCTCGCGCAGCCGTGGTCGATGCGGATGCCGCTGGTGGACTCCAACGGCAACTTCGGCTCTCCCGGCAACGACCCGGCGGCCGCCATGCGGTACACCGAGTGCAAGATGATGCCGCTGTCCATGGAGATGGTCCGCGACATCGACGAGGAGACCGTCGACTTCACGGACAACTACGACGGCCGCTCCCAGGAGCCGACCGTCCTGCCCGCCCGCTTCCCGAACCTGCTGATCAACGGCTCGGCCGGCATCGCGGTCGGCATGGCGACCAACATCCCCTCGCACAACCTGCGCGAAGTCGCCTCCGGCGCCCAGTGGTACCTGGAGAACCCGGAGGCCTCGCACGAGGAGCTCCTGGACGCCCTCATCGAGCGCATCAAGGGCCCCGACTTCCCGACCGGCGCGCTCGTCGTCGGCCGCAAGGGCATCGAGGAGGCATACCGCACGGGCCGTGGCTCCATCACGATGCGCGCGGTCGTCGAGGTCGAGGAGATCCAGGGCCGCCAGTGCCTGGTGGTGACGGAGCTGCCGTACCAGGTCAACCCCGACAACCTGGCGCAGAAGATCGCCGACCTGGTGAAGGACGGCAAGATCGGCGGCATCGCGGACGTCCGCGACGAGACCAGCTCCCGCACGGGGCAGCGTCTGGTCATCGTGCTGAAGCGGGACGCCGTCGCGAAGGTCGTCCTGAACAACCTCTACAAGCACACGGACCTGCAGTCGAACTTCGGCGCGAACATGCTCGCCCTGGTCGACGGAGTCCCGCGCACCCTGTCCCTCGACGCGTTCATCCGCCACTGGGTGACGCACCAGATCGAGGTCATCGTCCGCCGTACGCGCTTCCGGCTGCGCAAGGCGGAGGAGCGGGCGCACATCCTGCGCGGCCTGCTGAAGGCCCTGGACGCCATCGACGAGGTCATCGCGCTGATCCGGCGCAGCGACACCGTCGACATCGCGCGCACGGGTCTGATGAGCCTCCTGGAGATCGACGAGATCCAGGCCAACGCCATCCTCGAGATGCAGCTGCGCCGCCTGGCCGCCCTGGAGCGTCAGAAGATCGTCCAGGAGCACGACGAACTCCAGGCGAAGATCAACGAGTACAACGCGATCCTCGCGTCCCCGGTCCGCCAGCGGGGCATCGTGAGCGAGGAGCTCGCCGCGATCGTCGAGAAGTACGGCGACGACCGCAAGACGATGCTGGTGCCCTACGACGGTGACATGTCCATCGAGGACCTGATCGCCGAGGAGGACATCGTCGTCACCGTCACGCGCGGCGGCTACGTCAAGCGCACCAAGGCGGACGACTACCGTGCGCAGAAGCGCGGCGGCAAGGGCGTGCGCGGCGCGAAGCTGAAGGAAGACGACATCGTCGACCACTTCTTCGTCTCCACCACGCACCACTGGCTGCTGTTCTTCACCAACAAGGGCCGCGTCTACCGGGCGAAGGCCTATGAGCTGCCCGACGCCGGACGTGACGCGCGTGGACAGCACGTCGCGAACCTGCTGGCCTTCCAGCCGGACGAGGCGATCGCCGAGATCCTCGCGATCCGCGACTACGAGGCGGCGCCGTACCTGGTCCTCGCGACCAAGGGCGGCCTGGTCAAGAAGACGCCTCTGAAGGATTACGATTCGCCCCGTTCCGGCGGTGTCATCGCGATCAACCTCCGGGAGACGGAGGACGGTTCCGACGACGAACTGATCGGAGCCGAACTCGTCTCGGCCGAGGACGATCTGCTGCTGATCAGCAAGAAGGCACAGTCGATCAGGTTCACGGCCACGGACGACGCGCTGCGGCCCATGGGCCGTGCCACCTCGGGTGTCAAGGGCATGAGCTTCCGTGAGGGAGACCAGCTGCTCTCGATGAATGTTGTTCGACCCGGTACGTTCGTGTTCACTGCCACAGACGGCGGGTACGCGAAGCGGACCAACGTCGACGAGTACCGCGTCCAGGGTCGCGGCGGCCTCGGCATCAAGGCCGCCAAGATCGTCGAGGACCGCGGCTCGCTCGTGGGCGCGCTGGTGGTCGAGGAGACCGACGAGATCCTCGCCATCACGCTGTCGGGCGGTGTGATTCGTACGCGAGTCAACGAGATCAGGGAGACGGGCCGTGACACCATGGGCGTCCAACTGATCAACCTGGGCAAGCGCGATGCCGTCGTCGGCATCGCACGTAACGCCGAAGCGGGGCGTGAGGCGGAGGAGGTCGACGGCGAGGACGCCGTGGACGAGACCGCCGAGGGCGCCGCGACCACCGGCACGGACGAGGGTGAGTCGCCCTCGGTCGAGTAG
- a CDS encoding DUF3566 domain-containing protein, translating into MSGATGAGTSAGTDKDGGGRGSAAPAGDARTTDARGADGRGAEGRPGAEGRPADTHTTQLKAIKPPPADSPSPDTQGSQGGTVTDTRGPKSQQAQQSQQAQQEASPLPGERRPQQPAGPYHPPQAYAAQATAAPAPPGVVRRPRTGARTAPRVRKARLRVSKADPWSVMKVSFLLSIALGICTIVAAAVLWMVMDAMGVFSTVGGTISEATGSNESNGFDLQSFLSLPHVLMFTSIIAVIDVVLATALATLGAFIYNLSAGFVGGVELTLAEDE; encoded by the coding sequence GTGAGCGGAGCCACGGGCGCCGGTACGTCTGCCGGTACGGACAAGGACGGCGGCGGCCGTGGCTCCGCCGCGCCGGCGGGGGACGCGCGTACGACCGACGCGCGGGGCGCCGACGGGCGGGGAGCCGAGGGGCGTCCGGGAGCCGAGGGGCGTCCCGCGGACACGCACACGACCCAGCTCAAGGCGATCAAGCCGCCGCCGGCCGACTCGCCCTCGCCCGACACGCAGGGATCCCAGGGGGGAACCGTGACGGACACCCGAGGCCCGAAGTCACAGCAGGCCCAGCAGTCGCAACAGGCTCAGCAGGAGGCGTCGCCGCTTCCCGGGGAGCGGCGGCCCCAGCAGCCCGCCGGGCCCTACCACCCGCCGCAGGCCTACGCGGCGCAGGCGACCGCGGCCCCCGCGCCGCCCGGCGTCGTACGGCGTCCGCGCACCGGCGCGCGCACCGCGCCGCGAGTGCGCAAGGCGCGGCTGCGGGTGTCGAAGGCCGACCCGTGGTCGGTGATGAAGGTCAGCTTCCTGCTCTCGATCGCGCTGGGCATCTGCACGATCGTCGCGGCGGCCGTGCTGTGGATGGTCATGGACGCGATGGGCGTCTTCTCGACGGTCGGCGGCACCATCTCGGAGGCGACCGGCTCGAACGAGTCGAACGGCTTCGACCTGCAGTCCTTCCTGTCCCTCCCCCACGTCCTGATGTTCACGTCGATCATCGCGGTCATCGACGTCGTCCTCGCGACGGCCCTCGCGACGCTCGGCGCGTTCATCTACAACCTCTCCGCAGGCTTCGTCGGCGGCGTCGAGCTGACGCTCGCCGAGGACGAGTGA